The genomic stretch TCTCTTTTCTGCgctgtttttgtattttaggaataaaaggaaaattatgagGATATTCAGCGTGCCACCTACTGAAGAAACGTCAGAGCCCAACTTTTATGACACAATGAGCAAAATTCGCTTAAGACAACAGCTGGAAATGTATTCCATTTGTAAGTAGTTCTGTGTTGAACTGTATCCACATGCATCCACATGCATATTTCTGGAATTGAGTCCAAGGTTATGAACAATAGTTAGTATTAAAAACTTTGCACTTTTTTTCAGATGTTTAACATAGTTTCAGAAAAGGGACATTTTCTATGACGCTACTAGACCTTTTGCTTGCACAGAGCACTTTCCAAAACCCTGAGGATTGTCTTAGCGATGTGTTCCTAtgatcatatttttataaattttggggaaaaaattaagatTCTAGCCATCATTTGAGCCTACTCTCTCTTCTTCTAACTTTTTTTCCTTGGACTTCCTTTCATATGGAGTGGCATTGAAGTGACCAAGAATATTTTGGGGATCTGGCTAAAAGGAATTTGAGTTGGAGATATATTAAGTTTGGTTTGAAGTATGTATTTATAGAGTTTGTAGTCACTTATATTATAATTGCTGCAAGTCAAAGTAGTAAAGAGATGGCTTCTAGGAGGATGACGAGACATCAGAGTGTTAGGTCAGGGGGTCATATCTCAAAGTTAATATGTCCTATAGTACTGAGCACTGCAAATATGTAAGCAGCAGAGAATAACAAAGTTTAAAATGTATGGGTccttgagctgggcatggtggtgcatgtccataatcccagctactaaggaggctggggtaggaggatcacaagtttgaggtcagcctaggcaacttagtgggactctatctcaaaaaagaaaaaagaaaaaaatgtattggtCCAGAGTGAATTGTACATGTAAACCATAACCTTTTATGCCTCCATTTAAAAGAATAAGGTATGATTTGCATGGTTAGTGAGAAAAGCAAGAAGTGTATGTTGCTATAGTTATAAAATCAAATGATCAGAacatccttctttttaaaatgtccatgTGATATAAATGCTctgtataattatataagcatcaAGGGAGACATGGAAAGATGTACAACAGGTAATTGACATTTATTGCCTTGATGAGAGCTGTGTAGGGGTTAAGGAAAAAGGACTGgacaattttaaagagaaatctcCACAGTAAAAACTGAAATGTGTTATCAgtacaaaataagaaacaaaacttaATTTAACAGAgcaatattattcataatagtcaaaaggtggaaacaactcaGATGTCCTTATCAGATGAGTAGAAAAGAAGAATAtgctacatatacacaatagaatgttGTTATGCTTTTAAAAGGAAGGCAGTTCTGACccatgctacaatatggatgaagCTTGAAGAtgttatgctaagtaaaataagccagtcacaaaaaggaCAGACACTATTCTTACTTACATGAggcaaatcaaaaagaaaaaaaaaaagtagaaaggtgGTTGCCAGGGTGTGTAGAGAGCTATTTTTTAATGGGTGCAGAACTCAGTTTAGAATGATGAAGAGTTctatggatggatggtggtgatgtttGCACAACAGCATGAAtgttaatgccactgaattgtgcatctaaaaatgtttaaaatagcaaattttatattatatatatattttaaagaaatccttttaaaaatattttttttaaaatatagaaagtcAGAAGCTCTATGTAGAAAATTATAAGTAAAGAATTAAGTTTTCACTGATACTCAAAACAAGTTCTCTTGCGAGTAGTATACTGTAACATAGCAGGTACAATTATAAACTCACtgtaccatttttttcttttttgatgggaATGACATAAAATTTATGAGAATTCCTATTTGCAGAATATAGTAGTTTTCTTTTGCTGCTGTAGCAAGTTACCACAAAATTAGtgatttaaaatgatataaatgcATTATCTATCAGTTTTGTAGGTTAGAAGTCATACAACAACAGTATGCTGGGCTGAAAGGAAAGTGTAGGCAGTTTTCCTACATTTTCCTGGAGGATCTAAGGGAAAATCTGTTGCCTAGCCCTTTCTAGCTCCTAAAGACTGCCTAAATTCCTTGGTTGATGGCCCCATTCCTTCGTTTTAAAAGCCAGACACATTGCATCTCTCTGACTGTTTTTCCACACTTATATTTCCCTCTGTCTATGAATTTATCCAGGAAAGGTTCTCTGATTCTAGGGGCCCATGTGATTATACTGGGCCCAATAATCCAGGTTAATCTCCCCATCACCTCAATTACATCTTCAAAGTCTCTTTTGTACCATAGTCACAGATTATGGGGATTAGAATGTGGATATTTTGGGGTGGCATTATTCAAGAATATATATGGTGTGGATTTGCATATTTAAGATTCCCAACATAATGGATCATTCTTATATTGATAACTTATGTTATCAGTCTTAGGCTTCTAAGTTAATGTATTCAAATTTTTTATGGTGCAGACAAGAGCATTATTATTAACTTAAGGTGGGAATAAAGGATAAGAAAGGAAATTGCAAATCATTAatagcttaataaatatttaccctATATTTTAAAGTTCTGAGTAATCCTGATACGTAATAATAATAAACGTAAAAGTGGATTGAGCAATTTTGAGAATTCAGAAGATCAGAATGTGTAATGTTTcctctaaagaataaaattgcCTAATtcttaactgttttttttaactgagactcattacaacattttaataatgttaggtagtaattattttgcatttttattaattttattttttctttttttaatagcaaGGAAGTATGATCACCAGCAGCCACAAAACCAAACTGACAGTGTGCAGCTCTCATTGGAATGAGACCTCAGAAAACAAGCAACAGAAGTAATTGTTATTAAATAGTACAGTAGCAACTCCTGATTCTTTCTGCTAAatcataaataacattttaaaaaatttctgtctgtatatgatttgatttttcccatcttttttgcattgtttagctttttaaaattgcttctcCTAGTCATTTGGTACACATCCATAGGACTCAAAAGGCCTAAACACACAGAGCCTATAAATACCCAGAAAGATATAGTTAACCAGAGATGGGGACTTTACCTTGCAGggaatctttgattttttttcaggatataaTCAGTGAGAAATAAACGCCTATCTTTGGAAGTTAAATTTCTGGAGATTATACCACCTTCATTaggatatttttccaaaataaaaaatctagttAGTAAAATAAGTTCCTTTAAGATTTTCTAATTTAAGTGTAATATCAGTAATAGGCTAATTTGTGTTCTCATTACTGTTAATGACTCTAATTAGAGATCTTTGCTTCTTCAGAACTTGTACACCTAGACCATCTTTTCTATCATGATGCATACCCATCCACTAATTTTAGAAGTTTGTCATAACTGAATTTTACCCCTTAATTGTGTTccaggagtttttgtttgttttgttgttttggtttggaacATCATGGGCTTTCTTTAGGCCCTACAGGGGTCGTCTGTTGGAAAAAATGGATACCTCTACGTGGGTATTGGAAACTTCCTTTTTAGTCATATCATTATCACTTGTAGTGTTACTctctgtttttttgcttttttagcaTAATAAGCTTTTCTGAAGATCCTCCTCTCTTGTTCTATTTTATACTATAGAATGAAATGTTTTTacctaatttttcatatttatttaaatacaactTGTTGGAAATAGTGGTAGGGAAGTTCAACTGTTCAATTCTTAAAGAATCAGTTTTGAATTAAAGCTATTCTTAATTTTAAGAGCTAATAgtaacttcaaattttatttcctttttattgtgaaattaaagaatataagtttaatatgaaaattaaagtttagacAAAATAAAACCAGGGTTAttgcatttacttttaaaatttgattacatcattcaaaaatgtatatattgtACATAGTGCATTTTTGACTAAATGGAATAATTCTTTCTTAATTCACAAAAGAATCTGGATGTACCCCTTATATTGAGAATTAAAAGGTAACTCAAGGATTATAAATGGTTTTAAATATGGGCTGGCGTAGCAGACAGGCAAAGGGAcaatcttaatttttgttttgccttAGGATTACCCCTGTTTGTTTTCATGAGCAGAGAATTTAGTCTGGGGAACAATCTAGGCAGATTACAGAATTAAGAATTTAATTGGGGCACAATCTGAGCAAATCATAAAAACTGGCTATCTCAGATGGTTTATAAattaatgtatataaataaatataaatgtaaattacaCAATGAAATCAGTTGTTTTATTTGTGTCCAGTAGATACAGTCAAAAACTGGTAGATTGTTGAGCATCAAACCTTGGCAAGTGACAGAGGATGAAATTCCTCCTCATTTTTTCCTTATAGCTAAGTGATGGGAATTGCACACACCCCACTGGCAGAAACAACAGCAAGTTGAGCTTTGAAGTTTCTTCCCTGCTTCAACAGCTGGGCTGGGAAAGGGTGGAAGCCCTGCAGCCACACTTCAAAGTAACACCAGCTGATTGCCCGCTTCTGCCCTGCATCTACGGAGGATCCCATGGAActattttttttggaagaaaaatgggTTGACTAACAAACTAGTAATGAACATTTATGCTctcctttttcttgtttcttcttctttttctaatacaTTGGATATTTAGCAGTGAGCATTGGTCAGGCTCTATTGGTGCACAGCTTGAGTGTGTTAAATAACTGGATGTTTAGTTGATGCCAGCCAGCTGCACTAAGGGAAGAAATTAGCTTCCAAAGGGCACAGATGTTTGCTATTGGCCTCACACTGTGTTGTTAGGTTGAGTTATTTATATGATTCACCAGAAAATCAAATGCAGGATTTATGGTAAAATTGTAatgtccaaaatattttttaagtattcaaTAGAAATGAGATAAAGTAGTAGTAATAAAAATGAGTTTCAGATATTAAAATGacataagaataaatttaacctGGAAAATATAATTAAGGAGTGGAAGAGACAAAAGAATATTGTATGGAACCAACTAATTCATTCAACCAGTAGTTATAGGGTTTATAGACAGGGTGTTGGTAATATACTATTCCTATTGTATATTCTATTTCAATAGCAGAAGTAGAATGCAAATATATGCCAGAAATCTATATGGAAAGAAGGTGGGCATTTGGCTTACCTCATCCTATATGCAAAATAGGATCATAAAATAGGGACTTATgcttagttttcatttattttccacttAACTCCCTAATAAAGCCGGAGTCAAACTTAGACAAAACTGTAAAGCAGGAAACATTTCCCAGCCCTTCCCATTTGTCCCTTTTCATCCTTGTATAAACCTATGTGGGAAAGATAGATCTTGTACGAGAATTTAGGAGTGGTGAAGGAATTAAGCTGAGAACTAAGATTGTGTAGAACTCTACAGACTCCTGTAGCAGATGTGGAAACTTTCCTTGATTTCCTAACCCCAGTGAAAAGAGTGGTGTTTAGCATTGGATTCTGTTATAACACTTACCCTACATTTACTTCAATAATAGTAATAGTTTTTGAAAAACTATGTAtgtaatgatggtggaatgtgatgatcattattatccaaagtacatgtatgaaaacacaaattggtatgaatatactatgtacacaaccagagataggaaaaattgtgctgtatgtgtaGTAAGAACTATATGCATtcttctatcatatataaattaaaaaaaaaactatgtaggTTAGAAATATTCCACCTTCTATGCTTCTATGTAGGAAGATGAGATAAGAGAGGCCACACACTGGCTAGGCTTATAGGTCCAGCCCcaatttttatattgaaagaGCACTTTATTGTTCACCTTTTAGGTTtgagatacatatgtatatacaaacaTATTTACTTATGTCTTTGCACTGGAgatttggtgctggagattgattGCTGGGTCTTGTGCATACTAACTaggagctctatcactgagccacatccccagtcctatgaaaatacattttgacAAATTTCAGACTAGCTGAAGAAAGTTGGGGATTTTAAACTGCAACTAGTTTAATGTTGTTAAACTTTACTTTCAGAATAAGAAATCtgaatttcttgaaaaaatactCTATATAAACGTATTTATGAGAGAACAAGTAAGTggatgttttgttatttttgttgttttttggctGGAAAGAGGGGTTACATATATCTCTTAGTAacacttttattttgaggtttagAAATCAGGGCtaggggatgcagctcagtggaagagcactttcctggcatgaaCAAGGCCGTtgtttcaattcccagtgctacaaaaataaattagttaaaatccccccccccaaaaaaaatcaggCCCATTCATAGGTGACTAcaatttaatataattcttatatCTGAAAGGATTTCTACCACCTGATGTTAACATGTTATCTAGCCCAAAATAAATGCTTAGTAAATACTTGTTGAAGTAACTAGTTAATTTACTTGAAagaatttgtagaatttatatttgtgtgtgtgtgtttttaagaaatgtttgtAGGTTGCTGTTTCAATGGCAGAGTAATTTTGTCAGGCTAACTCCTATAGAGTTcagaacaaaatgttttaaaaacaactcTTTGAAGGTAACAATAGGCAGATAAACTAGAAGGAAGTTGACCCTTGAAAGAAGGGGACTGGATTTGTCTGTACCTGTCCTGAAGACATTTCCAGTGCACAGTTCAGGAGTATGCTAGAACTGAAGGAGGAAGCTACCGTCCTCCTGTTTTGAGGAATATGAGGACAAAGTTCAAGGCTTCTAAAGAGACTACAAAGTGAGGTGGACATCACAAAAAAAGTGaaccatagaaagagaacttcCAGAGCCACGTGTTGgtgtcatacacctgtaatcccagtagctcaggaggctgagaaaggaggattgcaagtttgaggacagcctcagcaactaagtaaggtcctaagcaacttatcacgactctgtctcaaaaaataaaaaggggttggggatgtggctccgtggttaagcaccctgagttcaatctctagtaccgaaaagaaaaaagaaaaagaaagaaagaggacttTGGCTAGTCTCAGAATGATATATCTAGTGTTGCCAAGTCCTTGGCTAGTCCCTGAGTGATACATCTAGCAGGGACACTCAGGAGTCTGGCAGAAAGCAAATAGCTAAATGACTGAAAGAACTGAGCAGTTTCCAGCCACTGCCCATCATAGGAATTACAGTTTGATTCCTGCCAAATGAGTTCCCAGCTAGAACAAAAAAATACACTTTCCAGGGGAAGGAAATAAACCTAGCGACACCATATTGTTTACGATGTCCACAATAAGAAATTATAAGAATGGGAAGAACAAGAAAACAAGAcccagagtttaaaaaaaataaattagaaaaaatggtCAATATAAACTGACTTTTCAAAATGACTCAGACATTGAAGTCGTAGACATAGACTTTGCAGCTATTACAAATATGTTTAGTTAGATTAAATACTTTCAGATAAATTACAATTGAAATGATTTTTCAGCAGCAGATCTGCTACACAGAACTGCAAAAGGAATCTGTTTGgtctaaagaaaaatgacagcagaTGGAAACACAATCTAAGCAAACTATAGGCATATGGGACCATATGGGACAAGACTGATGGAATATaagagagtctttttttttttaactaaataggGATAAAAATCATATAGAAGTTTCTTACACTACTATAACTTTTCTATAagcttgaaataatttttttaaagtcatagaaataaataatttataaataaatttcttagtaaatcaggttttatttttcatattataccAATCATCACCAAAACTGAAAACTGCCAAGGTATCTATATTAgtatattttctgttgctataacaaactaCCTACGGCTtgaaactttataaagaaaataagggtATATTtagcttatagtttcagaggctGAAAGTCAAAGATAGGGCCATCCTATCAATTTAGCCAGTGGTAAGGATTCCTTGGGTATATCATGtcatgcaaagaaaagaaaagagtagGATTTTgcttggtgtgtgtatgtgtgtgagagagagagagactggggttTGATCCCAGGGCCGTGAGCATGATAGGTAaacaccctaccactgaactatatccccagccttgaaAAGACTAATTCTGTAGGCCATAGTCAAGTCTATTGTCTCACCTCTGCAAGATGGGAATATAGACGggtgtttaaaacaaaaacaaaccaaaagaacaCCATAACTGATCAACTTCTCTTTGTCTGGTGTTCAGGTTTTCCTTACTCATCTGTGTACCTTGAATACAGTAGGTGTTCAACAAGTAATTAAATCAGATTGAATCTACTGTTATTTATGTTATCCCAGAAAGCAGTCAGGCCTATGAAATACCCTcattctcagtttaaaaaaattttttttcaaccaaAAAAGAACAGCAGTGATTTTACCATTCTTGTGGCTCTCTGCTAACCATCCAGTATACTTTGAAAATGGTTAAAGcccaataatatattattttccaaaaagcaaaagagGGAGGATGGGGTTATCCCAAAAAATATTCCAGAACACAATGTACCATGCATTCTTAAGGAgttataaatttgtaaaaatgtgTAATTGGGCTGGAAGTGGTAAACGgtttacctagcatatgtgagccctgggttcaatacccagcacatGGGTGATCTCtcactcttacacacacacacacacattttttaaatgttctttaaaaacaatgttacaggaaaatataaaagcaaacagAGTGAGTTATAACATTTGCCTTTCCAAATTAGTTTATACtactattttaattgattttcaagATCTAAGGTCTTAAAACCAATGATAATGGCCAGCAAACTCAAAgttatttgaatttcaaaaagaAGGAACTAGAAGAGATGGCAGGGGCCTGatgtggtggtgaatgcctgtaatcctagcaactccagaggctgaggcaagagaattttTTGTCTTTAAGGCCAGCCccagtgaggccctatctcaaaaaataaaaagcaccagGAAGGCCtgggtagtagctcagtggtagagtgtccttgagatcaatccccaggaccaaataaataaataattttaaaaagattttataacAAGATTGCAGGTACTATACATACTTGTTAACCGGTATTTGGGCAATCTTGAGTGGACcaatcacaatttttattttattttattttttttggtggaggggtagggtaccagggattgaatccagggtcacttaaccactgagccacatccccagtccttttttttttattattttcagacagggtctcacaaagttgctgagactggctttgaatttgcaaaagAGCCAATCACATTTTTAAGAGTAGTCATGGTCAGCTAGGGTGTGGTAGCACAGGCCAGTGACtcatgaggctaaggcaggaggatctaaagttcaaggccagcctgagcaatttagcaagaccttgtggaacaattaaaaaaagataaaggagctggatgtggtggcatgtacctgtaatcctagtgactcaggaggctgaggaaggaggattgcaagttcaaggccagcctcagcaactaacaAATccttaagcaacttggtgagaacctatctcaaaataaaataataataataataataataaaaagggttggggatgtggttaagtgccccagggttcaatcctggtaccaaaaaagtaaaaaaagaaaaaaaggaactgtGAATATAGCTCAgggataaagcacccctgggttctatacCCTGTACCACAAAAATTAATGAGTGGTAGTAGTAG from Ictidomys tridecemlineatus isolate mIctTri1 chromosome 14, mIctTri1.hap1, whole genome shotgun sequence encodes the following:
- the Smim19 gene encoding small integral membrane protein 19, whose protein sequence is MAGSYGVMGDDGSIDYTVHEAWNEATNVYLIVILVSFGLFMYAKRNKRKIMRIFSVPPTEETSEPNFYDTMSKIRLRQQLEMYSISRKYDHQQPQNQTDSVQLSLE